The sequence AAGATTCTCTCCGCGTTTTCCCAAATGAGAAAAGAAATTGATAAAAGGGCTGTTCCTTATAATTGGGAGCTGCCCTTTTTATTGTGGCTTTTTTGGAGAGAATCGGAGGCGGGCTTTACACTTAGCATCAGATTCGATTGCTCCTCTTTGTACTTATAACCTATTCCGAACGGAAGTGGTTTTACTTTTAACGAATCTTTTTTGTACGTATCTACAAGGTCGGCTTGGTGTGCGGTTGAAAATAACGGAATAGTTCCGGTATATGTTCCGTAAAGTGTGATGGTGCGTGTGCTGTCATTAAAAAATTTCCACGGTATTCCTGAGTCATCCTGTAATATTGCTCTGCTGTTGTTTAAAATCGTGGAGCGTATTTCCGAAAAAAATCCTTTGTGCATCAGGTATGAAGCCGACTTTAAATAAGTAACATCCGCCCCTTGTTTCTTAAGAAAAATTTTGAATTCCTGATTTTTAATGAACGGATCGTTGCCAAGATTAACAGAAAAATACATAACAGAATGTTCAATGCTGTCAGGGCCCGAAAAATCTATTTGTACCCCGCGGTTCTTTAGAGAATCAGTATTCGCTTTTGAAAAAGAAGAATAACTCACTAGTTCTCCCGCGGAGTTAACCGCGACCGGTTTAATATCAATGATACTATTGCCTGTTCGCGCAATAAAAAACAAAAGAATATGGATTGTTCCGTTCACATCCTCTTTGTGAAAATCAACGGCCATGGATTTGGTCCGGAAAAAACTGAAGTTTAAAATGGAGGAGAGCGATCTGTTAATTGTGTTAAAGTAAAGTTGTATGCTATCTGTCTTATACATTTCCATGAGATTCGGAGTAGTTCCTACAGGCTCTAATCCTACAAGAATATATTTAGTTGCATGTGGAAATAAAATATGCGCGTTTAAAATATCCGCTCCCGCAAAAGGGTAGAATAATGTTTTGGTATGCAGGTTATTCAGTTCTTTTTCAGCCCAGGGTTTCATCTTACTGATCTTTGAGTTGCTGACCCGTTCCCAGTTTTTATCCATTCCCGCGGAATAATTTTTCCATTCTTTGTGGTTTAGTAAAACCGGATCCAATTTGCTTCCGGTATCAATTTTAAGCCCTGCAATGTAACGGGCAATGTCATCAAGCTCGCGATTGATCGGGCGCACTTTGGGTTTTACCTGAACACTATCAATAACGACAGGCTTTTTGAGGGTATCTTTTTTTATTGCAGACGTTTCGTGTTTAGACCGATCGGTTCCGCACGCGAAGAAAAGTGAGATGATAAAAATGAAATATAGTGAACCGGCAGAAGTTTTTTCCATAAAATATTAAAACAAATATAGTGGTTTAATCATTTGAGAAGTTGAAGATCAAAGCGAGATGGATCGTTTTCCAAAATAATAAAATATAAGTCCGCTTAATACTGTTGTTATGGCTGCCAATGATACGAGGGGCTTATCGGCAATGCCAAAATAAATCAGCCAGATACTGATAGCCATAAAGACAATCGGTGTTAACGGGTAAAAGGGTGTTTTGAAAGGTCGGGGAAGGTCGGGTTGTTTGATGCGTAATACGACTAATCCCGCCACAGTCAGAAAAGTGAACAGGTTCAATGTAAAGCCGATAAATGTTATCACCTGGTCGAAGGTTGAAGTGAAAACAAAAACCAGTGCGATGACCGATTGAACAAGTATGGCATACGCCGGAACTTCATATTTATTTTTTTGCGCAAGTTTTTTAAACAGGGGAAAATCCTCACCCATAACACTTATTATGCGCGGGCCTGCGAGTGTCATAGAGCTGATGGTGGAAATTAATTTTATAGCAATGATGAGTGCCATTATTTTTCCGCCTACTGTCCCGAAAATATATGTTGCCGCAACAAATCCAACTTCTTTTTTCCCTTCCATCTCAGCCAATGGAGTTGTATACAAAAAGACAAAATTCAGCAGGATATATAAAAGTGTAACAAATGCGGTACCACGTAATAATGCTTTGGGCAGGTTTTCCTGTACGTTTTCCATTTCACCTGCTATGTATGCGGCCGCGTTCCATCCGGAATAAGCAAAGGTTACAAAGAAAAAGGAGATGGCGAATGAGGAACTTAATACTTCATGAAGTGCGGCGTTGTTGGGTGTAAAGTCAGCATCGCCGGTGTGCCCGGTGAGCAGTCCGTTTATAACAATGATCAGAATTGTTACGATGCTTATTGCCGTAAAAGTATTTTGGAAGCGGCTTCCGATCTTTACTTTTAAAAAGTGGATACAAGTCACAAGAAGAATGATGATGGCGGCAAACAGTCCGGAGCTGATGTCAGTGCTCCCAATTAGAACGGGGGATAAATCACCACCTTTTTTTAAATATTCGGCAAATGCCATAGAAGCGGCAGCAACAGGCGCGGCGAATCCGACAGTGGCCGATACCCAGCCGGATAAAAACCCCAATGCCGGATGAAATATTTTTGAAAGATAATTATACTCACCACCCGATCGCGGCAACGCTGCTCCTAACTCGCCGTAACACAAAGCTCCCAATAAAGCCGCTACACCGCCAATGAGCCAAAGCAACAATAATGCAAATCCCGATTTGATGCCCATCACCTGGTAACCAAGGCTGGTAAATACGCCTGTGCCGATCATGTTTGAAATTACAACAGCCGTTGCGGTATAGTAGCTGATATTTTTTTTCTCCATAATTTTTAAACATGAATTAAGTTGGCAATAGGCAGTTTGCAGTTGGCGAAGTTATATCATTGCCAACTGCCTTTTGGCGAATTGCCAACTTAAAGCTCGTGCAAGCGCTATTAATCAAATGACTGCGACGCTCTTGAAGCCTGTTCAATAAGCTGTTGATATTCGGCAGGAGTAAGATCGTTAAAGAAGTAGTTGATCGGATTAACTTTTTCACTATTGCGTATCACTTCGTAATGTACATGCGGACCGGTAGATCGGCCTGTGCTTCCGACAAATCCGATCAGTTCGCCGCGCTTCACTTTTTGCCCTACATGCGCTTTTATTTTACTCATATGTCCGTACAATGTTTTGTAACCGAATCCATGATTAATTACTACGTGGTTTCCGTAGCCTTGCATAACATCGTCAGCGATCTCCACTATTCCATCACCCGTTGAATATATTTCAGTTCCTGTATTCGCGGTAAAATCAATGCCGGGATGAAATTCCGGGGTCTTGTAAATAGGATCGGTACGCCAGCCGTAACCTGCGGGAGGATGTTTTAAATTTTTATTAGAGATAGGTTGAATGGCAGGAATGCATGTCAAAAGTTTCTCTTTGTTTTTTGCCATATTCACGATCTCGTCAAACGATTTGGATTGAATGTAAAGTTGTTTGGTGAT comes from Bacteroidota bacterium and encodes:
- a CDS encoding M23 family metallopeptidase yields the protein MSKVKYKFNTKSLTYEKVEVTFKQRFYKFLSYLATGSVFAAITIFVAFTYFDSPKEKTQKREIENLRLQYELLDKRMGQVSSILQEMQERDDNIYRAVFEAEPIPDNVRKAGFGGVDRYRELMNYENSDLIVETTKQLDRITKQLYIQSKSFDEIVNMAKNKEKLLTCIPAIQPISNKNLKHPPAGYGWRTDPIYKTPEFHPGIDFTANTGTEIYSTGDGIVEIADDVMQGYGNHVVINHGFGYKTLYGHMSKIKAHVGQKVKRGELIGFVGSTGRSTGPHVHYEVIRNSEKVNPINYFFNDLTPAEYQQLIEQASRASQSFD
- a CDS encoding amino acid permease gives rise to the protein MEKKNISYYTATAVVISNMIGTGVFTSLGYQVMGIKSGFALLLLWLIGGVAALLGALCYGELGAALPRSGGEYNYLSKIFHPALGFLSGWVSATVGFAAPVAAASMAFAEYLKKGGDLSPVLIGSTDISSGLFAAIIILLVTCIHFLKVKIGSRFQNTFTAISIVTILIIVINGLLTGHTGDADFTPNNAALHEVLSSSFAISFFFVTFAYSGWNAAAYIAGEMENVQENLPKALLRGTAFVTLLYILLNFVFLYTTPLAEMEGKKEVGFVAATYIFGTVGGKIMALIIAIKLISTISSMTLAGPRIISVMGEDFPLFKKLAQKNKYEVPAYAILVQSVIALVFVFTSTFDQVITFIGFTLNLFTFLTVAGLVVLRIKQPDLPRPFKTPFYPLTPIVFMAISIWLIYFGIADKPLVSLAAITTVLSGLIFYYFGKRSISL